The Chryseobacterium shigense genome segment GTTATTTTATGATAAAATGAGTTTTGTAGATTTTACTTAAGCCGTTTTGGCCTTCGTTGATGTATTCCTGAAAATCCGATATATTTTTGAATTTTTTTGGAGACATATTATTTCTTTTACTGGTAAAGTATAAAATCTGGTTTTTTTCGTCATAAAAAGGACAGTATTCCATAGATTTTGTATTAATGGGTATTCCCAAATTCTCTGCTTTTTGCCATTTCCCCTCAGAATCCTTTTTGGAAATATAAAGATCGCCGCTTCCTTGTCCGCCTTTTTCATTATACTTTGTAAAGAGTATAAAATTTTCTTTTTTAGAAATAAAAGCATTGAATTCATATCCATCGCTGTTGATATTTTCATCCAGTATTTGCGGACCAGAATATTGGTTGTTTTCCCATTGGCATACATAGATATCATCTTTTCCCATCCCGGTTGGTGATTCCAGGGTGAAGTATAAATTTTTATTGTCAGAAAGGGTAGGAAAGAACTCGTTCAGATCGGAATTGACAGGTTTGCCCATATTTACAGGTTCGGACCATTCTGAATTCTGATTTTTTCTTTCCACATACCATATGTCGAAATCCTTCTTTTCTGATTTTGTTTTGTCCAGAGGACGGTCAGATGCAAAATACAAACGGGTTCCATTATCAGCTAAAAAAGGCTCCATATAGGAGTAATTGTCATTAAAGGATAATAGCTGAGTCTCGGACCAATTGTTTTTTCCATTCTTTTTGATGCTGGTGATTTGTGAAATTTCCTGGTTGGGGCTCTGTATTGTGAAAAAGACCTCATTTCCATCTTCTGAAACTGAAAAATCTCTTACATTAAGAAACTGATTGAGCTTTTTCTCAAAAAGTGTTATTGTATTTGAATCCTGGGCATTGAGCAGACTGACTATAAGAAAGAGCAGGGCTGTAAATATACTTTTCATCTTTAGAAATTAATTATCTAATTTAATTAAATAATATAATTCAATTGTGTCTGATGGTCATTTAATACTGTCTTATTTGAGTAACTATGGAAATAATAAAAGGCTGCCTCAAAATATGGCAGCCTTTTTGAATTTTTTTAATTAGAAAACTCTATCAATTCTTCTTTCTTGGAATTGTAAATTTTGTATTCTAAGTACTTAAAAGAATCCCTTGGGATAATGGTTACCCATTTTTTGTATTTGATAAACCATTTCATCTGGATGCTTTTGATGCCTTTGGTAAGGTAGGCTTCCACGAAGGGGTGCACATGCAGGAAAATTTTTCCTTTCTCTTTCTGCAGGATGCTTCTGAGGGTTTCACCCATTCTTTCCACGATCACAATTGGAGCTACAATTTCTCCGTCTTTGTTCGGGTTTTCTTCTTTGGTTTCGATCTGTTTTTCCGGGCGGTTCCTTTGTCTGGTAATCTGGATCAGTCCAAATTTGCTCGGAGGAAGAATTTTGTGGCGTGCTTTGTCACGTTTCATTTCTTCTTTCAGATGCTCGTACAGGTCCCTTCTGTGTTCAGGGTTCTGCATATCGATGAAATCGATTACAATGATGCCTCCCATATCACGGAGACGAAGCTGTCTGGCAATCTCGGTGGCTGCCATTTTGTTGACTTTAAGAGCGTGCTCTTTGTTTACGGCGGTTCCGGTTGTGATATTATTTCCGGAGTTTACATCAATCACATGAAGTGCTTCTGTATGCTCTATAACAAGATAAGCACCTTTTGAACTTGGAATATTAACGTGTTTTCCAAAGCTTTGTTTAAGCTGTTTTTCAACGTTGTAATATTCGAGAAGAGGAATGTGGGAATTGTAAAACTGGACAATATTCTTTTTTTCAGGGGCTATGACCTCTACATAATTGGTCATTTCATCTACCATCTGTTCATCGTCACAGATGATGCTTACGAAATCCTGGTTGAAATTGTCCCTCAAAATAGCTGAAGCTTTGTCTTCTTCGCTTAAAACTTTAGCCGGAACTTTGCTTCTCTGAATGTTTTTGAAAGTACTTTCCCATTTCTGGATCAGCTGATTCATATCATTATGAAGGTCTGCTACTTTTTTTCCCTCGGCTACAGTTCTTATAATAACACCGAAACCTTCTGGCTTGATACTGTCAATAAGTGTTCTCAGTCTTTCTTTTTCCTCAGTAGTTCTGATTTTTTTGGAAATGGAAACTTTGTTATCGAAAGGGATCAGGACCAGAAAACGTCCTGTTAAAGAAACCTGGGTAGAGATCCTCGGACCTTTGGTGGAGATAGGTTCTTTAGTAATTTGAAGCAGAACGAGATCGTCTTTTGCAATGACTTTGTCTACGGTTCCGTTTTTGTCTATTTCGGGTTGTATCTCGAAATTTTTTAAGCTTGAAGAACTCTGTTTTTTAGAAATAGTATCTTTTAAAAACTTTCTGTAGGTGAGGTATTGTGGTCCCAGGTCCTGATAATGCAGGAATGCATCCTTATCGTACCCGATATTTACGAATGCGGCATTCAGGTTGGGGGCTAACTTTTTTACTCTTCCTACAAACAGATCTCCAACTATAAATTCGCTTTTGTCCTCTTGTTCATGAAGTTCACATAGTCTTCCGTCTTCCAGCAGTGCAATCTTTGTAAGATCATCTTCATGCGAAACTATTAGTTCTTTCTTCATTTTGTATAAGATAAAAATTTATTAAGATTATAGAAAACTGGCGTATTTTTTAGCGAATAAATAATTTTAAATATAAGAATTTAGAATGAAATTGCTGTATATTTTTAAAAATATCTGCAAAAGCCTTGCTTTCCTTTGGAAATCTTATAGTTGCAAACAAAAATATAGTCGGTGAACGCTTAAATAATTAAAATCACCAACTATATTATTATATTGTAAATCCCGAAAAAAAGAGATTATTTTTTCTTATGTCTGTTTGCTCTTCTTCTTTTCTTTCTTTTGTGAGTTGCAACCTTGTGTCTTTTTCTTTTCTTTCCGCTTGGCATAATTTTAATTTTTTAGTAACTAGTTAATATTCAGTTAATGTTCTTATTTTACTGCAACTTTTGTTTTTACTTTCTCTACAAAAGATTTTGAAGGTTTGAAAGCAGGAATATTGTGAGCAGGAATCTCAATTGCAGTGTTCTTAGAAATATTTCTCCCTGTTTTAGCAGCTCTTGTTTTAATGATAAAAGATCCAAAACCTCTCAGATAAACGTTATCCCCATTATACATAGAAGTCCTGATCTCCTGCATAAAAGCTTCTACAACTTTCTGTGTTTCATTCTTTTCTGTTCCCAACTTATTTGAGATGGTGTTTACCAATTCTGCCTTTGTCATTTCCTTTTTTAATTTTAAATTTTAGGTGTGCAAATTTAGTTAAAAAAATTGAATACTAGCAAATTAGTGGTAAAATATTTTTGTTTAAAGAGTTGGAGTTTTCATGTTTGGTTTATATTAATATTACGTTAAATCTCTTTACATGCTGGAATTGTAGTAGCCATTTTCCACACAGAAACGGATGAGGTGCAGTTTTGTTTTCAGTCCCAGCTTTTCCGTAAGCCTGTTAATATAAGTATCAATGGTGCGGGTGCTGAGGTTCAGCTTTTCCGCAATTTCCTTATTGCTATAGCCTTCATAGCAGAATTTCATGAGCTGTATCTCAGTGGGGCTGAGTTCTTCCTGGCCTTTCTTCTGCCTTTCCATGTAGTTCTGTACTGCAAGAGGCTGCTGCTCCCATTCCTTGGAATATTTTTCGTAATCGAACCCGTCAGAAGCAATACTGCCTTTAATAATATCCTTTATAATAGTGCTTTTTTTCTGGCAATAATAAATATTGGGAATTTTCGAAAGAATCTCGGCCATATCTTCCTGA includes the following:
- a CDS encoding PD40 domain-containing protein, producing the protein MKSIFTALLFLIVSLLNAQDSNTITLFEKKLNQFLNVRDFSVSEDGNEVFFTIQSPNQEISQITSIKKNGKNNWSETQLLSFNDNYSYMEPFLADNGTRLYFASDRPLDKTKSEKKDFDIWYVERKNQNSEWSEPVNMGKPVNSDLNEFFPTLSDNKNLYFTLESPTGMGKDDIYVCQWENNQYSGPQILDENINSDGYEFNAFISKKENFILFTKYNEKGGQGSGDLYISKKDSEGKWQKAENLGIPINTKSMEYCPFYDEKNQILYFTSKRNNMSPKKFKNISDFQEYINEGQNGLSKIYKTHFIIK
- a CDS encoding response regulator transcription factor, giving the protein MIKTLMENPFYMLLNDCNNGHELVNRIYRRQEDVFIIELFMPVLSGIEAIKYIRKNNTETPIVTYSSTYQEDMAEILSKIPNIYYCQKKSTIIKDIIKGSIASDGFDYEKYSKEWEQQPLAVQNYMERQKKGQEELSPTEIQLMKFCYEGYSNKEIAEKLNLSTRTIDTYINRLTEKLGLKTKLHLIRFCVENGYYNSSM
- a CDS encoding ribonuclease E/G; amino-acid sequence: MKKELIVSHEDDLTKIALLEDGRLCELHEQEDKSEFIVGDLFVGRVKKLAPNLNAAFVNIGYDKDAFLHYQDLGPQYLTYRKFLKDTISKKQSSSSLKNFEIQPEIDKNGTVDKVIAKDDLVLLQITKEPISTKGPRISTQVSLTGRFLVLIPFDNKVSISKKIRTTEEKERLRTLIDSIKPEGFGVIIRTVAEGKKVADLHNDMNQLIQKWESTFKNIQRSKVPAKVLSEEDKASAILRDNFNQDFVSIICDDEQMVDEMTNYVEVIAPEKKNIVQFYNSHIPLLEYYNVEKQLKQSFGKHVNIPSSKGAYLVIEHTEALHVIDVNSGNNITTGTAVNKEHALKVNKMAATEIARQLRLRDMGGIIVIDFIDMQNPEHRRDLYEHLKEEMKRDKARHKILPPSKFGLIQITRQRNRPEKQIETKEENPNKDGEIVAPIVIVERMGETLRSILQKEKGKIFLHVHPFVEAYLTKGIKSIQMKWFIKYKKWVTIIPRDSFKYLEYKIYNSKKEELIEFSN
- a CDS encoding HU family DNA-binding protein, with the protein product MTKAELVNTISNKLGTEKNETQKVVEAFMQEIRTSMYNGDNVYLRGFGSFIIKTRAAKTGRNISKNTAIEIPAHNIPAFKPSKSFVEKVKTKVAVK